ACAGTGAAGGAAGCGGCTGAATTAATGGATCAGCATAAAATTGGAGCAATTCCGGTTGTAGATGACGGTGTGTTAAAAGGTATGATAACCGACCGTGATATTACAACAAGATCAATCGCCGGAGATCACCAAAACAATGCGCCTATTTCAGAAGTGATGACATCAGACATCATTTCAGGGAACCCGGATATGAGCCTTGAGGAAGCGTCGGAGCTTATGTCAAGTAAGCAAATCAGAAGGCTTCCGATTGTAGAAAACAATCATTTAATCGGAATCGTCGCACTGGGCGACTTATCTGTCAACCAGATGTCGAACAATTCTGCCGGAGAGGCTCTGTCAAACATATCCGATCATGAAAATGCTCAGTAACCATAAAGACCTGCCTTTTTATAGGCGGGCTTTTTCTTTAGAAATAATTTTGAATGTGAATAAAAGTAGGGTATATTTTATTAAGAAGCAAGCAAGGAGGGTCTAGATGTTTAAAGCTGTAATATTTGACTTTGATGGACTTATTTTAGATACGGAAACAGCAGAGTACGAAGTTCTTCAGGAAATATTTGAAGAACACGGCGCGACTCTTCCTCTTTCTGTATGGGGAAAGGTAGTTGGCACGATTTCTGATTTTCATCCCTTCACTTATTTACAAGAACAAGCAAAAACGAAGCTGGACCTTGATTCCTTTACGGAATCACGCAGGACCCGTTATTTTAAAAAAATGGAGTCCCAAATCGAACGGCCCGGCGTCAAAGACTATTTGCTAGTAGCAAAAGATCTCGGGCTAAAAATCGGTTTGGCATCAAGCTCTGATTATAAATGGGTGTCGGATTATTTGAAGAGCCTTAAGCTTTATGATTTCTTTGAATGCATACGTACAGCGGATGACGTTGAAGAAGTGAAGCCCAATCCCGAGCTATACTTGCAGACGGCAGCTTGCTTAGGAGTCGATCCGAACGAATGCTTAGTCTTTGAAGATTCAGTCAACGGTTTGCTGGCAGCCAAAAGAGCAGGTATGAAATGTGTCATCGTCCCTAACAGTGTCACTAAGGATTTGGAATTCGGCGAATTTGACCATCGGCTGGAGTCTATGGCAGAAATGGAATTAAAGGAACTGATCGAAACATTACGTTAAAATGAACCTTCTAACATTGGTGGGAGGATAAACGAAATGATATAAGGAGGAACGAGGTTGTCAGAAAAACTAGATCTTAAACGATTTGAAAAGAAAGTGATCATTCGGCAAATTGAAAAAAAAGACATATATAATATTATTAAGCTGCAATCCCTCTGTTTCCCCGGGATGGAGCCATGGAAAATCGAACATTTGGAGAGCCATATTGAACATTTTCCAGAAGGTCAAATTTGTACGGAGTTTGAAGGGGAAATTATCGGATCATGCTCAAGCCTGCTATTGAACTTTGATGAGTTCGACGATCGGCACACGTGGCAGGACATTACAGATAACGGATATATTACGAATCATAATCCAGAAGGCTACAATATGTATGGCATTGAAATTATGGTGCATCCTGATTATCGAGGAATGAAGATCGGACACAGACTTTATGAAGCAAGGAAGGATCTTGCCAGAAGGTTAAATCTGAAAAGCATTATTATTGGCGGACGAATCCCAAAATACCATAAGTATGCAAATGAAATGTCTCCGAGAGAATATGTAGATGAAGTCATTCGCCAACAAATTTATGATCCGGTTTTATCGTTTCAACTGATGAATGAATTCAGGCTTATGAGGATCAATCCGAACTATCTTCCGGATGATAAAGCTTCAAATAGCTACGCAACTTTAATGGAATGGAACAACGTGGATTATCATCCGAAATCGAAGCGGTATTTTAAAACTGCATTTCCAGTTCGAATTTGTGTCATTCAATATGAGATGAAGCAGATTTATTCATTTGAAGAATTTGCAAACCAAGTGGAATACTACGCCGATGTAGCGTCAGACGCGGGCTCCGACTTTGCCGTTTATCCTGAAATTTTCACAACCCAGCTGATGTCTTTTCTGGAAGAACGGTCACCAAGCAGGGCTGTCCAAAGAATCACTGAGTATACAGAGGACTATATCAAACTATTTACTGATTTAGCCGTAAAGTACAATATCAATTTAATCGGCGGCTCCCACTTTGTTGAAGAGGATGGGAAAGTCTATAATATTGCCTATTTGTTCAGAAGAGACGGAACGATTGAGAAGCAATATAAGCTTCATATTACTCCGAACGAGCAGAAATGGTGGGGAATCAGTGCCGGAGACCAAGTGAAGGTGTTTGATACAGACTGCGGCAGGATTGCGATTCAAATTTGCTATGATATTGAATTTCCTGAGCTTGCCCGCATAGCGACAGATCGAGGCGCGAAAATTATTTTTACTCCTTTCTGTACAGAAGATCGCCAAGGGTACTTAAGAGTCAGATATTGCGCACAGGCAAGGGCTGTCGAAAACCAAATTTATACGGTGATATCCGGGACAGTAGGTAATTTGCCGCAAACAGAAAACATGGATATTCAGTACGCGCAATCTGCAATTTTTGCCCCTTCCGATTTTGAATTTGCAAGAGACGGCATCGTTGGAGAATGCAATCCGAATATCGAAATGGTTGTCATCGGAGATGTTGATTTAGAAATCTTGAGGCGGCAGCGCCAGGATGGAACCGTCCGCCAGCTGAAAGATAGAAGACATGATATTTACAGGATTAATTACAAAAAATAAGCGCGGAACTGTGTACAGTTCCGTCTTTTTTTGTATTGGTGTCAGATTGTGTCGAAACGTCGATATATTTTTATTTTCGCCGATATAATCGGAAAATCGCCGATAAACAAAATACTCATGCGGGATCGCAAAGATTGATAGATTTTAAGCATCACACTCTGATTCTATCTACCTTGGATTGCAACTGTTTCAATTTTCAAATAAAATGACATTATATATTTTATTGGAATGAGAAGGTGCAACATGGATTTTTTGCTGATTTTACTGCCGGTGTTTGGAATATTTGCACTTGGATATATCGGTCAGAAGACAATAGGGTTTGATACAAAAAATCTTTCCACAATGTCTCTTTATCTATTATCACCGGTTCTCGCATTTCGAACATTTTATGAAAACAAACTGACGACAGATTATTTGTACCTTTCCATTTTTTGCGTACTGCTTTGTTACGGATTAATCTCCCTCGTTTATGTTATTTCTTATTTTTATCGCTACGACAATCAGGAACGATGTGGTGTTGTGCTTGCTTCTGCCTTTATGAACAATGGCAACTACGGGACACCTGTCGTGTTTTTACTTTTTGGGACGAAGGGGCTCGACATCGCAGTCATTTTAATGGTGCTTCAGCAGCTTGTCATGAGTACGGTCGGCTTGTATTATGCCGCAAAAGGAAGTCCCGGATCTGATGGGATGAGAATGGTCATAGCGAAGGTAACGAAAATGCCGGTCGTTTACGGTGCCATCGCCGGAGTCGTATTCCAGCTGCTGCATATTCCATTAAGCGAAGAAATAATGACAGCGGTACATATGGTTGCAGATGCAACGATTCCAACAATCATGATTATTCTCGGAATGCAGCTTGCTTTAATTTCATTTAGAAATATTGAATACAGCATGATTTCGTATTCATTGATTCTTAAGCTCATCATTTCACCAATCATCGCTTACGGTTGTACGTTTATACTCCCGGTTGATGATATGACAAAGCAGATTATGATTTTAGTTGCGGCCATGCCAACTGCTGCTAATACGACGCTGATGGCTGTACAATTTCAAACTAAACCGGAAGTGGTATCAAGCGCCACATTTATCAGTACAGTATTAAGCATCGTTACGCTTCCTATACTTATGTGGATTATTTTATAGTCTTTTAATACATAAACTAGGATTGGCAGCGACACCAAGTTTATGCACAATATGCCAGCCTGTTTTTGATAAAGTGAACTGCCAATCAGCAGGATGTTTTTAGCTAGCTATCCGTTGCAATTGCTGATTGTTACCCGCCTCGTGCGGGATAAATCCAATCTGAAAATGGAGTTGATGACTTTGGAAAAAACAGAGCAATTTCAAGATTTGAACAAGAAGGACGGGCAATTTGTTTGGCATGCAATGAAAGGTGCGAATCATGAAAAAGGCTTAGTGATTGAGAAAGCGGAAGGATCATGGGTGACGGATATTAGCGGAAAAAAGTATTTAGATGCCATGTCAGGCCTTTGGTGCGTCAATGTCGGATACGGAAGAAAAGAGCTTGCGGAAGCCGCATACGAGCAGCTGAAGGAAATGCCCTACTATCCATTAACGAACAGCCACGTGCCCGCAATACAGCTTGCCGAAAAGCTTAATGAATGGCTAGATGGTGACTATGTTTTTTTCTTTTCAAATAGCGGATCCGAAGCGAATGAGACGGCGTTTAAGATCGCACGGCAATATTATGCCCAAAAAGGCAAGCCGTCTAAGCATAAATTTATCGCAAGATACCGCGCCTATCATGGGAATACTTTAGGAACCCTTAGTGCAACAGGGCAAGCGCAGCGGAAATACAAATATGAACCATTGACCCAAGGATTTCTTCATGTCGCTCCGCCGGATCTTTACCGCCGCCCGGAAGATGAAGAAACACTTGAGAGTGCGGAGCAAATTGACCAGGTGATGACGTGGGAATTGAGCGAAACGATCGCCGGAGTTATAATGGAGCCTGTCATTACGGGGGGAGGCATTCTCATACCTCCAAAGGG
This window of the Bacillus gobiensis genome carries:
- a CDS encoding aspartate aminotransferase family protein codes for the protein MELMTLEKTEQFQDLNKKDGQFVWHAMKGANHEKGLVIEKAEGSWVTDISGKKYLDAMSGLWCVNVGYGRKELAEAAYEQLKEMPYYPLTNSHVPAIQLAEKLNEWLDGDYVFFFSNSGSEANETAFKIARQYYAQKGKPSKHKFIARYRAYHGNTLGTLSATGQAQRKYKYEPLTQGFLHVAPPDLYRRPEDEETLESAEQIDQVMTWELSETIAGVIMEPVITGGGILIPPKGYMKRVKEICEAHDALLISDEVICGFGRTGKPFGFMNYDVKPDIITMAKGITSAYLPLSATAVKKEIFEQFSGNDAYDRFRHVNTFGGNPAACALALKNLEIMENENLFERSSKLGERLLADLKKLETLDYVGNVRGIGLLIGIELVKNKETKEPAQVEWLNQIIEKSKEKGLIIGKNGDTVAGYNNVLQLAPPLNLKEEDYSYLVTTLTESVEKVLSRV
- a CDS encoding CBS domain-containing protein → MTKVSESMSKNVISVSSNQTVKEAAELMDQHKIGAIPVVDDGVLKGMITDRDITTRSIAGDHQNNAPISEVMTSDIISGNPDMSLEEASELMSSKQIRRLPIVENNHLIGIVALGDLSVNQMSNNSAGEALSNISDHENAQ
- a CDS encoding HAD family hydrolase yields the protein MFKAVIFDFDGLILDTETAEYEVLQEIFEEHGATLPLSVWGKVVGTISDFHPFTYLQEQAKTKLDLDSFTESRRTRYFKKMESQIERPGVKDYLLVAKDLGLKIGLASSSDYKWVSDYLKSLKLYDFFECIRTADDVEEVKPNPELYLQTAACLGVDPNECLVFEDSVNGLLAAKRAGMKCVIVPNSVTKDLEFGEFDHRLESMAEMELKELIETLR
- a CDS encoding bifunctional GNAT family N-acetyltransferase/carbon-nitrogen hydrolase family protein, which translates into the protein MSEKLDLKRFEKKVIIRQIEKKDIYNIIKLQSLCFPGMEPWKIEHLESHIEHFPEGQICTEFEGEIIGSCSSLLLNFDEFDDRHTWQDITDNGYITNHNPEGYNMYGIEIMVHPDYRGMKIGHRLYEARKDLARRLNLKSIIIGGRIPKYHKYANEMSPREYVDEVIRQQIYDPVLSFQLMNEFRLMRINPNYLPDDKASNSYATLMEWNNVDYHPKSKRYFKTAFPVRICVIQYEMKQIYSFEEFANQVEYYADVASDAGSDFAVYPEIFTTQLMSFLEERSPSRAVQRITEYTEDYIKLFTDLAVKYNINLIGGSHFVEEDGKVYNIAYLFRRDGTIEKQYKLHITPNEQKWWGISAGDQVKVFDTDCGRIAIQICYDIEFPELARIATDRGAKIIFTPFCTEDRQGYLRVRYCAQARAVENQIYTVISGTVGNLPQTENMDIQYAQSAIFAPSDFEFARDGIVGECNPNIEMVVIGDVDLEILRRQRQDGTVRQLKDRRHDIYRINYKK
- a CDS encoding AEC family transporter produces the protein MDFLLILLPVFGIFALGYIGQKTIGFDTKNLSTMSLYLLSPVLAFRTFYENKLTTDYLYLSIFCVLLCYGLISLVYVISYFYRYDNQERCGVVLASAFMNNGNYGTPVVFLLFGTKGLDIAVILMVLQQLVMSTVGLYYAAKGSPGSDGMRMVIAKVTKMPVVYGAIAGVVFQLLHIPLSEEIMTAVHMVADATIPTIMIILGMQLALISFRNIEYSMISYSLILKLIISPIIAYGCTFILPVDDMTKQIMILVAAMPTAANTTLMAVQFQTKPEVVSSATFISTVLSIVTLPILMWIIL